In the genome of Streptomyces violaceoruber, the window GGCATCGCTGTGCCCAACATGCGGCTCCGCCGCGTGGCACGCCTCAACGGCAAGAAGAACACGGGAGTAACAACATGAACCGCAGTGAGCTGGTGGCCGCGCTGGCCGACCGCGCCGAGGTGACCCGCAAGGACGCCGACGCCGTGCTGGCCGCCTTCGCCGAGGTTGTCGGCGACATCGTCTCCAAGGGCGACGAGAAGGTCACCATCCCCGGCTTCCTGACTTTCGAGCGCACCCACCGTGCCGCTCGCACCGCCCGCAACCCGCAGACCGGCGAGCCGATCCAGATTCCGGCCGGCTACAGCGTCAAGGTCTCCGCGGGCTCCAAGCTCAAGGAAGCCGCCAAGGGCAAGTAGGCGCTCCGCTTGGAGTGCCGGGGACTGCGCGGATCGTTCGTTCGGGACGCGGTCGTTTCGCGGCTGCGGGTCGTTCGTGGCTGGTCGCGCAGTTCCCCGCGCCCCCTTGGGGCGCACCTCGCAATGCCGATGGGGCGGTCACCCGGGATCGGGTGACCGCCCCATCGGCGTGTCTGCGGGAGCGTCAGCCCAGGGCCTTGCCCGGGAGTTCCACCTTCGCGCCCAGCTCGACGAGCTTGTCCATGAAGTTCTCGTAGCCGCGGTTGATCAGGTCGATGCCGTGGACCCGGGAGGTGCCCTGGGCCGCAAGGGCGGCGATCAGGTACGAGAAGCCGCCGCGCAGGTCGGGGATGACCAGGTCGGCGCCCTCCAGTTTGGTCGGTCCGGAGACGACGGCCGAGTGCAGGAAGTTGCGCTGGCCGAAGCGGCAGTCGGAACCGCCGAGGCACTCGCGGTAGAGCTGGATGTGGGCGCCCATCTGGTTGAGCGCCGAGGTGAAGCCCAGCCGGGACTCGTAGACCGTCTCGTGGACGATGGACAGCCCCGTGGCCTGGGTCAGCGCCACCACCAGGGGCTGCTGCCAGTCGGTCTGGAAGCCGGGGTGCACGTCCGTCTCCAGGGCGATGGACTTCAGCCGGCCGCCCGGGTGCCAGAAGCGGATGCCCTCGTCGTCGATCTCGAACGCGCCGCCCACCTTCCGGAAGGTGTTCAGGAACGTCATCATCGAGCGCTGCTGGGCCCCGCGGACATAGACGTTGCCCTCGGTGGCCAGGGCCGCGGAGGCCCAGGAGGCGGCCTCCAGGCGGTCCGAGAGGGCACGGTGGGTGTAGCCGCCCAGCTCGTCCACGCCGGTGACGCGGATCGTGCGGTCGGTGTCCATGGCGATGATCGCGCCCATTTTCTGCAGGACGCAGATCAGGTCCTCGATCTCCGGTTCCACCGCCGCGTTGGACAGCTCCGTGACGCCCTCGGCGAGCACGGCGGTCAGCAGCACCTGCTCGGTCGCGCCGACGGAGGGGTACGGCAGGTTGATCTTCGTACCGCGCAGCCGCTGCGGAGCCTCCAGGTACTGGCCGTCCGCCCGCTTCTCGATCTTCGCGCCGAACTGCCGCAGCACGTCGAAGTGGAAGTCGATGGGCCGGCCGCCGATGTCGCAGCCGCCCAGGCCCGGGATGAAGGCGTGCCCGAGGCGGTGCAGCAGCGGGCCGCAGAACAGGATCGGGATGCGCGACGAGCCCGCGTGGGCATCGATGTCGGCGACGTTCGCGCTCTCCACGTGGGTCGGGTCGAGCACCAGCTCGCCGGGCTCCTCGCCCGGACGGACGGTCACCCCGTGCAGTTGCAGCAGTCCGCGTACGACCCGCACGTCGCGGATGTCCGGCACGTTGCGCAGCCGGCTCGGCGCGCTGCCCAGCAGGGCGGCCACCATCGCCTTCGGCACGAGGTTCTTCGCACCGCGGACCCGGATCTCGCCCTCCAGCGGGGTTCCGCCGTGGACAAGCAGTACGTCATCAGCGCCGTTGACGGTCATGAATCTCGCGTTCCGTGGTGTTGGGCAGGGGCCAGAAGGGAAAGGGTAATCGTCTTGTACCCCCCATCCATGCGCCTCCGCACGGTCCGGCAACGTCATGGATTTGTCACAACACGCCGTGTTCACCGGCGCGTACGGGGGGTCACGATCGAAGGGCGTGCGCGGGTGCGTGTTCACTCCCGTGCCTCCGATTGCCTCCCCACCGGAGGGGAACATGCGGGATCATGTCTGGCATGACCGAGGTGTCCTCGCTCACGGGGCGACTGCTCGTGGCAACGCCCGCCCTGGCGGACCCGAACTTCGAGCGTGCGGTGGTGCTCCTCCTCGACCACGACGAGGAGGGCTCCCTCGGTGTCGTCCTCAACCGTCCCACGCCCGTCGACGTGGGCGACATCCTGGAGGACTGGGCGGACCTGGCCGGTGAGCCGGGCGTCGTCTTCCAGGGCGGCCCGGTGTCCCTGGACTCGGCCCTCGGCGTCGCCGTCGTCCCCGGCGGGGCGTCGGGCGAGCGGGCGCCGCTGGGCTGGCGCCGGGTGCACGGCGCGATCGGTCTGGTCGACCTGGAGGCGCCGCCGGAGCTGCTGGCGCCCGCCGTGGGCGCCCTGCGGATCTTCGCCGGGTACGCGGGCTGGGGGCCCGGCCAGCTGGAGGACGAGCTGACCGAGGGCGCCTGGTACGTGGTCGAGTCCGAGCCCGGTGACGTCTCCTCGCCGTTCCCCGAGAGACTCTGGCGCGAGGTGCTGCGCCGCCAGCGGGGCGACCTGGCGATGGTGGCGACCTATCCGGACGACCCTTCGCTCAACTGAAGCGTGTGAGCTTCAGTACCCTTGGCCGTTATGAGCACTCTCGAGCCCGAGCGCGGGACAGGTACGGGAACCCTCGTCGAGCCGACGCCGCAGACGTCCCACGGCGACGGCGATCACGAGCGCTTCGCGCATTACGTCCAGAAGGACAAGATCATGGCGAGTGCCCTCGACGGCACCCCCGTCGTGGCGCTGTGCGGCAAGGTCTGGGT includes:
- a CDS encoding DUF3039 domain-containing protein, with the translated sequence MSTLEPERGTGTGTLVEPTPQTSHGDGDHERFAHYVQKDKIMASALDGTPVVALCGKVWVPGRDPKKYPVCPMCKEIYESMSGGGDEGKGGDKK
- a CDS encoding HU family DNA-binding protein, whose amino-acid sequence is MNRSELVAALADRAEVTRKDADAVLAAFAEVVGDIVSKGDEKVTIPGFLTFERTHRAARTARNPQTGEPIQIPAGYSVKVSAGSKLKEAAKGK
- the murA gene encoding UDP-N-acetylglucosamine 1-carboxyvinyltransferase codes for the protein MTVNGADDVLLVHGGTPLEGEIRVRGAKNLVPKAMVAALLGSAPSRLRNVPDIRDVRVVRGLLQLHGVTVRPGEEPGELVLDPTHVESANVADIDAHAGSSRIPILFCGPLLHRLGHAFIPGLGGCDIGGRPIDFHFDVLRQFGAKIEKRADGQYLEAPQRLRGTKINLPYPSVGATEQVLLTAVLAEGVTELSNAAVEPEIEDLICVLQKMGAIIAMDTDRTIRVTGVDELGGYTHRALSDRLEAASWASAALATEGNVYVRGAQQRSMMTFLNTFRKVGGAFEIDDEGIRFWHPGGRLKSIALETDVHPGFQTDWQQPLVVALTQATGLSIVHETVYESRLGFTSALNQMGAHIQLYRECLGGSDCRFGQRNFLHSAVVSGPTKLEGADLVIPDLRGGFSYLIAALAAQGTSRVHGIDLINRGYENFMDKLVELGAKVELPGKALG
- a CDS encoding YqgE/AlgH family protein yields the protein MTEVSSLTGRLLVATPALADPNFERAVVLLLDHDEEGSLGVVLNRPTPVDVGDILEDWADLAGEPGVVFQGGPVSLDSALGVAVVPGGASGERAPLGWRRVHGAIGLVDLEAPPELLAPAVGALRIFAGYAGWGPGQLEDELTEGAWYVVESEPGDVSSPFPERLWREVLRRQRGDLAMVATYPDDPSLN